The Desulfonatronospira thiodismutans ASO3-1 DNA segment ATCCTTTTCGTTGTTCAAGCCTTTCCTCCACTGCATAAATTAAAGCGTTCATTACGGAATTTTGTTTTCCAAATATTTTCTTAGCCCTTTAACTTCCTTGATCAGATTGTTGTGCGTTTTAATCAATTCTTTTAATATTTCACTGACTTGGCTCCAGTTACTTTTGTGTAAATTTTGTGAGTGCTCAATAATCCTGAATATAACATCTTCAATCTCTGTTTCACGCAACAACTTTTTCGTGATGACATTAGTCAAGGATTCATGAGATGACCTCGCCTCCTGCTCCAGCCTTTGATGCACGTCATCAGCCAGCCTTATACTTACTGGTTTCTTTGCTATAGTGTTCTTCAAAATTTGCTTCCTCTATATTAACTTAACTTGACTCTTGCATTAAATGCGTCAGATTAATTCCCAAGTCTTGTTCAGTTTCATCAAATCCCATGTCTTCTCTATCAGAACTTAAATCATGTTTTAATTTGCTTGCTACAAATGCAGCAATAATATTTTTTTCATCAATCCAGTCTTTGACTATATCAAATGCAATAATTAAGTTATCACTTTCTTCGTCAAAAATTATATTTGCACCGGATACAGCTGTTTGCTCGCACCACTCTTGTACAGCATCATTATGTAACATTGCATCCTTCATATTAACATATAGTATACCATCTTTTATGCAATTTTTTAAAATTCCCTTGGCATATGTGACTGGATATAACACTTCAAAAATCTGTTTTTGATGATTAAATCCAAGGCCATCTTCAGGTTCAGGTCTGTCCCCAATTTTCGGTATCCATTGATTAAGTATATCCATTGCGCAAATCATACTGTTTTCAAAAGAAGCGCTTGTACCATCGTAATCATCGAATATAGTCAAATCACCTGATTGTTGGATGTTCGCACTGTTCATCCAATCAATATTTTCCAGTTTTTTGATAAATTGCCTAGCTTTTTCCATGTACTAATCTCCTGTATTCATTATTTTTTCAAAAGAGCAAAATTTATTTGGATGTTTTTATATATTGCCTATGCTACATTGTTTAATGGGACACTGTTTACAGCATCCAAGAGTGTCTGGTTGGCCAGATGTGCATAGCGCATGGTCGTTTTAATCTGGGTATGGCCCAAAAGCTCGCTTACTTCGTAAATGCTGCGGCCAGAGTTGATCAGAAAGCTTGAAAAACTGTGCCTGAGATCATGTATCCGTACTTCTCCAAGTCCGGCTTTTTTCCTGGCTGTATCCCAGGACCTGAAAATGGCAGTAAATGGCTTTTGGGTGTCCGGGTTTGGAAAAACATAAGGACAGCCATCTACATATTTTATTTTATCCAGCACCTCCAAAGCGCTATCAGACAAAGGTATTGTTCGAGTTTTTCCGGTTTTGGTGTCTGTTCCTGGAATTTGCCATGTCCGTCTTTCAAAATCGAAGTTATGCCATTTTGCCTTGAGCACTTCGCTTTTCCTGGCTCCGGTCAGTAGCAGCATTAAAATAATTGGTTCTAATAAGGGGTTCTCACTTTCCTTCAAAGCCTTGCAGAGCCTGTCCAGTTCATTTTTATCCAGGTATCTGTCTCGCTGATTATTCTCTTCGGCTAACGTGACTTCTTTGGTTGGATTTGTCCGAACACCTGCTGTATCCCATTTCAGAGCCAGGTTGAAAATGTAGCGTAACAAAACGACCAGCCTGTTGGCGGTTGCAGGTTTGTAATCCGCAAGCAGACATTGCTGATGCAGGCTGATTATATGGTCTCTTTTTATCTGGTCCATGTGCATGCCTCCAAATTTGGGTATCAGATGATTGCGCAGCAAGATAACATCTGTTTTCCAGGACTTTTTGTATGATTTTATATAAGGCAAATATTCATGCCACACAAACTCTTCAAACGTGGGCACGCTTTGTAGCACTTTCTTCTCTTGCTGCGGGTCTTTCCCCATTGCCACGTCTCCAAGTATCTTGTGTCCCAGCTTTCTGGCCTGATTCACAGACAGATCGGTAGCTCTACCGAGCTTTATTTGCTTATAGCGTCCACGTAGCGTTTTATACCTAATAAAGTATGTTTTGACCCCTGTAGGTCTAACCTCCAGTATCAATCCTCTGCACTTTTGGTCATGTACCTTCAACTTTTCTTTTCCTTTAGAACACTTTAGCTTGTTAACATAATTTTGTTTCAAAAGTTTAACTGACATACATTGCTCCATACATATAATTTATATTGTTTTGATTATTAAAACAATTAAACCATCATGAATATCGTATGTCAAGTTCACATGAAAATATTTGATCTGATACGAAAACCTTTGTATACAACGTATTTGTACTGTTTAAATGCAAAAAAAGTGTAATATGATAAGAAAAAAATTATTAAAAAATATTGGCATTTAACACTTTGCTTTCAAAGTATAAAAATTCTTTTCTGTTAATATATAATGACAGCAAGTGTTAATATATTGAAATTTTGTGTAGTAGAGTGTAGGAGAAAGATGACAGGTAAGAATATTGTCCATTGTTAGTTGGAGTGAATCTACGAATAAATTATATTTGGCATAAAATTTTATATTTCATGCATTAAAATGTTATTGACTTCCTTGTCTTCTATGCCCAAATAACGCATAGTAACCGCAGGGCTGCTGTGATTGAACCTCTTGCACAGCAGCTCATAACCAACTCCATAGTGCACTCTCTGGATGTAGCCGAAAGTCTTGCGCAGTGTATGGG contains these protein-coding regions:
- a CDS encoding tyrosine-type recombinase/integrase; amino-acid sequence: MEQCMSVKLLKQNYVNKLKCSKGKEKLKVHDQKCRGLILEVRPTGVKTYFIRYKTLRGRYKQIKLGRATDLSVNQARKLGHKILGDVAMGKDPQQEKKVLQSVPTFEEFVWHEYLPYIKSYKKSWKTDVILLRNHLIPKFGGMHMDQIKRDHIISLHQQCLLADYKPATANRLVVLLRYIFNLALKWDTAGVRTNPTKEVTLAEENNQRDRYLDKNELDRLCKALKESENPLLEPIILMLLLTGARKSEVLKAKWHNFDFERRTWQIPGTDTKTGKTRTIPLSDSALEVLDKIKYVDGCPYVFPNPDTQKPFTAIFRSWDTARKKAGLGEVRIHDLRHSFSSFLINSGRSIYEVSELLGHTQIKTTMRYAHLANQTLLDAVNSVPLNNVA